One Salvia splendens isolate huo1 chromosome 1, SspV2, whole genome shotgun sequence genomic window, AGTCATGTTgatggaaaataaaagaaataccaAGTCCAGAACTATATGGAATAATAAAGAattacaaaaaaacaaaatccatGGTGGATAACATAGTTGAGGAGAATAAACACGTTGACGTGTTCTCATTCTACTGGCCAGTTTCGTAAATCCAAATACAGGGCGTGTGGCTCTCCTCTTCCAACTCTATCTTACAAATCCAATTCCTACCAACAATCCTCCACCTGTCTCACACACAGTGAGAAGTGAGAACTGAGCCATGGCTGCTTCCTCTTCCTACACAGTCTCTCTCAACACCAACACCTCCAATCTCTTGCACCCTCAATTTCTTCAGGTATATATACCTTTTCCTCAGCATTTTCAAGAATGcttgtagtatttttttttgtaataatgAATTTGTTGGAACAGAAAAGCAGTTTCCAAGGTGTGTCAGTGCAAGAAGGGAAAAGGGGTGTGTTCAATCCACTTGTTTTGGAGGGAATTGGGAGTGTGAAAAGGAGAGGGTTTGAGGTAAATGCAAGAGCTGGAACTGCCAAGAATATTGAGGTTGAAGTTGATAAGCCATTGGGATTGACTCTAGGCCAAAAGCAAGGTGGTGGAGTCGTCATCACTGTGAGTAATAAAGACTGAatcatgacaaaaaaaaatattgtttggTTTGAAAGATACTTTTAAAACATATGAGATGATACTTGCTAGTGTACACTTCTTATATTTTCTTTCCCCTTAGTTTGAAGGCAAGATTACTTTTATTGGAGGAGAAATGCTATGACTCTTCATCTTGTGATAATCCGTCTAAAATTATGTTGTGAGCTTCAATCCCATAAATCGAACATAATACATATTTCAATAATGATCGTCAATGTTTTCAATCGAACGACTCCTTAGAATACTAGAGATAAATAATAGATTATGCCttgttttttttcctctttGTTTGGTAGAACTCATTTCTTGGCTCGGACTGATTTTGATGGCATGCTTTTGAGTCTCGGGGTGATGCTGCTATGTCGTGTACTTTGCTTACTAGAATTTCGGGTTTGAAGCATTTTCAGTAATAGAAAAAAGTATATTTCCTAATAAGTGCCATATTTTTTAAGGGTGAATATTCGATTTTGTTTCGTTGTTTTAgcattttatatgaaaatatcTCAACCTTACGATTCAGGCTGTCGAAAATGGAGGGAATGCAGCACGAGCCGGGCTGAAGGCTGGGGACCAAGTGCTCTACACAAGCAGCTTCTTTGGTGATGAGCTTTGGCCTGCTGATAAGCTTGGATTTACCAAAACTGCCATTCAGGCTAAGCCTGATTCTGTTTATTTTGTTGTCAACAGGTTTCTTATTTTTTCTCACTCtttattactatcatttattcaataaatatatatatatatatatatatatatatatatatatatatagggatataatcaaatgcaaactctaaatattgtacaaactcaaAACTATGACCTCTTTTGGTGCAGAGGGGCCGA contains:
- the LOC121802394 gene encoding uncharacterized protein LOC121802394, which translates into the protein MAASSSYTVSLNTNTSNLLHPQFLQKSSFQGVSVQEGKRGVFNPLVLEGIGSVKRRGFEVNARAGTAKNIEVEVDKPLGLTLGQKQGGGVVITAVENGGNAARAGLKAGDQVLYTSSFFGDELWPADKLGFTKTAIQAKPDSVYFVVNRGAEVDVKRLPKRPAPPAFGRKLTDSQKARATHICLDCGYIYTLSKPFDDQPDEYACPQCRAPKKRFARYDVETGKAIGGGANLPIGVIIGLLVGVGGVGALLVYGLQ